In one window of Amblyraja radiata isolate CabotCenter1 chromosome 29, sAmbRad1.1.pri, whole genome shotgun sequence DNA:
- the LOC116989715 gene encoding probable G-protein coupled receptor 139, with protein sequence MAKNIFWALEYVYADYDWLTVDYRIWYALFVIQPVYYPLLCVVAVPVNTVTIVILSRGKCGLSKGVTRYLEAMATADLLVVIFDMIMKQLPMGYREQFSFVNSIHVCNIHAVVVAAVTDCSVWFTVAFTFDRFVAISCQKLRTKYCTERTAAVVLGTITVLSSLKNIFWYFMLRGEYHLDYVPWFCRERAGVLRSSVWAAIEFLHYLVTPGLPFALILLLNVLTTKYVLVAGRTRKRLRDPSLRESARDPEMESRRKSLILLLVISGNFILLWSVYMVYNIWGRIYDLRIGSSFPPNTLQELGFMLQLLSCCTNTALYAVTQTKFRQQLKDLVKYPFTLTWEHCNLHVPQAQCANNAYMGTDDLFLHQP encoded by the exons ATGGCAAAGAATATCTTCTGGGCGTTAGAATATGTTTATGCGGATTATGATTGGTTGACAGTAGATTATCGGATCTGGTATGCACTCTTTGTCATACAACCTGTGTACTACCCTCTCCTTTGTGTCGTTGCTGTTCCCG TGAACACGGtgacgattgtgatcctgtcccgtggaaagtgcggcctctccaaagGTGTCACTCGCTACCTTGAGGCCATGGCGACGGCGGATCTACTGGTCGTGATCTTCGATATGATAATGAAGCAATTACCCATGGGTTACAGAGAACAGTTCAGTTTCGTGAATTCCATCCATGTGTGTAATATCCACGCTGTCGTGGTCGCCGCAGTCACCGActgctctgtctggttcaccgtcgcatttacctttgatcgatttgtggctATTAGCTGCCAGAAGCTGCGAACTAAATATTGTACCGAGAGAACGGCGGCTGTTGTTCTGGGGACCATAACTGTGCTGAGTAGTTTAAAGAATATTTTCTGGTATTTTATGCTGAGAGGTGAATACCACCTTGATTATGTGCCCTGGTTTTGCCGGGAAAGAGCCGGTGTACTGAGATCGTCAGTCTGGGCAGCAATTGAGTTCCTCCATTATCTCGTCACCCCGGGACTCCCATTTGCTCTCATTCTCCTGCTCAACGTCTTGACGACCAAATATGTTTTAGTGGCCGGCAGAACCCGCAAGAGACTCCGCGATCCCAGCCTTCGAgagagcgctagagacccagagaTGGAGAGCCGGAGGAAGTCCCTGATACTACTATTGGTCATCTCAGGTAACTTCATCCTGTTGTGGTCCGTTTATATGGTGTACAATATTTGGGGGAGAATATACGATCTGAGGATCGGATCTTCATTCCCACCTAATACGCTGCAAGAGCTGGGCTTTATGCTGCAGCTTCTCAGTTGCTGCACAAACACCGCTCTTTACGCCGTGACCCAAACTAAATTCAGACAACAGCTGAAAGATTTGGTGAAATATCCCTTCACGCTCACT